Proteins encoded together in one Deinococcus irradiatisoli window:
- a CDS encoding aminotransferase class V-fold PLP-dependent enzyme, with amino-acid sequence MTDAVHVSLNRKRLIAPGPVEVSPETLLALAQPQMHHRSPEARAKLVEVRGKLSRLLGDPYEAVIVTGSGTAAFEGALVSMVPAGARVVNASAGKFSERWGEMAERLGYAVTKVEKPWGEVLDAQEVAEACRDAYALCITHSETSTGALHDLEAIAAAAKALNPELIIIADCVTSYGVAELRPAAWNVDVIVSGSQKATAAPPGLGYVLFSPQAEARLIRNTPKGFYLDLERELRGQKEGNTPQTPAINLIYALDSSLERLLSVPLEVLWAEKKRQNDALIAAGEALGARAWSVRPSPAVAVLVPPEPLGGKQVAAQLAAMGQRALPGQAPFEDKVFRISALGYADRYDALGIAGILEDAFAALGVPFERGAAVAAAWRAIGA; translated from the coding sequence ATGACCGACGCTGTGCACGTTTCCCTCAACCGCAAACGTCTGATCGCTCCCGGCCCGGTGGAGGTTTCGCCGGAAACCCTGCTGGCCCTGGCCCAGCCGCAGATGCACCACCGCTCGCCCGAGGCCCGCGCCAAACTCGTCGAGGTGCGTGGCAAGCTCAGCCGCCTGCTCGGCGACCCCTACGAAGCGGTGATCGTCACCGGCAGCGGCACGGCGGCCTTCGAAGGCGCGCTGGTGAGCATGGTGCCGGCGGGCGCGCGGGTGGTCAACGCCTCGGCCGGCAAGTTCAGCGAGCGCTGGGGTGAGATGGCCGAGCGGCTGGGCTACGCCGTGACCAAGGTGGAAAAGCCCTGGGGAGAAGTGCTCGACGCGCAGGAGGTGGCCGAGGCCTGCCGGGACGCCTACGCCCTGTGCATCACCCATTCCGAAACGAGCACCGGCGCCCTGCACGATTTGGAGGCCATCGCGGCGGCGGCCAAGGCACTCAATCCGGAGCTGATCATCATCGCCGACTGCGTCACCAGCTACGGGGTGGCCGAACTGCGCCCGGCCGCCTGGAACGTGGACGTGATCGTCTCGGGCTCGCAAAAAGCCACCGCCGCCCCGCCGGGACTCGGCTACGTGCTGTTCAGCCCGCAGGCCGAGGCGCGGCTGATCCGGAATACCCCCAAGGGTTTCTACCTCGATCTGGAGCGCGAGTTGCGCGGCCAGAAGGAAGGCAACACCCCGCAGACGCCCGCCATCAATCTGATCTATGCCCTGGACTCCTCGCTGGAGCGCCTCCTCAGCGTGCCGCTGGAGGTGCTGTGGGCCGAGAAGAAGCGCCAGAACGACGCCCTGATCGCCGCCGGAGAAGCGCTGGGCGCCCGGGCGTGGTCGGTCCGGCCGTCGCCGGCGGTGGCGGTGCTGGTGCCGCCGGAGCCGCTGGGCGGCAAGCAGGTGGCCGCGCAACTCGCCGCGATGGGCCAGCGGGCCTTGCCGGGGCAGGCCCCGTTCGAGGACAAGGTGTTCCGGATCAGCGCGCTGGGCTATGCCGACCGCTATGACGCGCTGGGCATCGCCGGCATTCTGGAAGACGCGTTTGCGGCGCTGGGCGTGCCGTTCGAACGCGGCGCGGCGGTGGCGGCGGCCTGGCGGGCGATCGGCGCCTGA
- a CDS encoding FAD-dependent oxidoreductase: protein MRILIVGGVAAGMSAATRAKRHNPQAEVVVFERGDYISYGACGLPYVIGGEVESFGDLIARTPERIRSEGIRVRLRHEVSGVDASDQSVTVQEAGGRARREPYDRLLLATGVSPVRPDWATPGVAGVHVLRDIPDGQALEASVKSARRAIIVGGGYIGLELAEALRARGLSVVLVERGLDVAGRILDPEYQRRVRQELERHGVDVRCGVEVQALTASHGRVTGVQTSAGLLRGDVVMVAVGVRPNVALARSAGVKLGHTGAIRVNTKQETSTEHIYAAGDNSESVQRVTRRKVHVPLGLTANRMGRVAGVNMAGGAAHFPGIVGSGIFKTFGLGVARTGLSQHEADALKLDAVSVDVESTDHAGYYADAAPIWVRLTAERGTGRLLGAQILGHPGSVKRIDVIAALLHSRGKVHDLAEVDLAYAPPFSSVWDVLLVAAGQASRAARLPRTDTTAP from the coding sequence ATGCGAATACTCATCGTGGGCGGCGTGGCGGCGGGCATGAGCGCGGCCACGCGGGCCAAGCGCCACAACCCTCAGGCAGAGGTGGTCGTCTTCGAACGCGGCGACTACATCAGCTACGGCGCCTGCGGTCTGCCCTACGTGATCGGCGGCGAGGTGGAGAGCTTCGGCGACCTGATCGCCCGCACCCCCGAGCGCATCCGCAGCGAGGGTATCCGCGTGCGCCTGCGCCACGAGGTCAGCGGCGTGGACGCCAGCGACCAGAGCGTGACGGTGCAGGAAGCGGGTGGCCGCGCCCGCCGCGAGCCGTACGACCGCCTGCTGCTCGCCACCGGCGTTTCTCCGGTCCGCCCCGACTGGGCCACGCCCGGCGTCGCGGGCGTTCACGTGCTGCGCGACATTCCCGATGGACAGGCGCTCGAGGCCAGCGTCAAAAGTGCCAGGCGCGCCATCATCGTGGGCGGCGGCTACATCGGGCTGGAACTCGCCGAGGCGCTGCGGGCACGTGGCCTGAGCGTGGTGCTCGTCGAGCGCGGGCTGGACGTGGCCGGGCGCATTCTGGACCCCGAGTACCAGCGCCGGGTGCGCCAGGAACTCGAACGGCACGGCGTGGACGTGCGCTGCGGGGTGGAGGTACAAGCCCTGACCGCCAGCCACGGGCGGGTCACCGGCGTGCAGACCTCGGCGGGGCTGCTGCGCGGCGACGTGGTGATGGTGGCGGTCGGCGTGCGGCCCAACGTCGCGCTGGCCCGCTCGGCCGGGGTCAAGCTCGGCCACACCGGGGCCATTCGCGTCAACACCAAGCAGGAAACCAGCACTGAGCACATCTACGCGGCGGGCGACAACAGCGAGAGCGTGCAGCGGGTCACCCGGCGCAAGGTGCACGTGCCGCTGGGCCTGACCGCCAACCGGATGGGCCGGGTCGCGGGCGTCAATATGGCCGGCGGCGCAGCGCACTTTCCCGGCATTGTGGGCAGCGGCATTTTCAAGACCTTCGGCCTGGGCGTGGCCCGCACCGGCCTGAGCCAGCACGAAGCCGACGCCCTGAAGCTCGACGCCGTGAGCGTGGACGTGGAAAGCACCGATCACGCCGGCTACTACGCCGACGCCGCGCCGATCTGGGTGCGCCTGACCGCCGAGCGCGGCACGGGCCGGCTGCTGGGCGCGCAGATCCTGGGCCATCCCGGCAGCGTCAAACGCATCGACGTGATCGCCGCCCTGCTGCATTCACGCGGCAAGGTTCACGATCTGGCCGAGGTGGACCTCGCCTACGCGCCACCGTTTTCCAGCGTCTGGGACGTGCTGCTGGTGGCGGCCGGACAGGCCAGCCGGGCCGCCCGCCTGCCGAGAACCGATACGACCGCGCCGTAA
- a CDS encoding ATP-binding protein encodes MIGLTLLGRGEIQAGELTVRFPTRRAAALCAYLALEGPAARARLAALLWEDHTEASGRVNLRQELRRLRSTPLGPHLLAEGDHLRLSPEVTSDARHFEDLAGRGEYALALAHYGGALLEGTEFFDAPQLAEWLDGQRQRWQERWTEALSAQALALEQRGDLRAALEIWQRLLRGDELRERSHAEVMRLHLRLGEREAALRQFARCRDVLRDELGLTPLPATLRLAEQARLSVLPSAAPPPPVVPAPPPLMVGREDAAAALRSRSGMTLILGEPGIGKSTLVRAVCGHVKVLVLGGHELGQHTPFSPATAALERHLAGLTRSEQAALDPMLPGRHLPPDPALRAGFRRAVARIMQERLGADGVLVLEDLHWFDSATCEVLLDVLERCAQVGTWVLATARPHELSQNAPASALCVRLRRLTLGPLGAEALAELTRSWTSQPPDPAFVAWLQDATAGNPLAARETLRSLREHTPGPLKVPAEREAAPVRALLLERVDRLGAAARRALEAACVCGSAFSVRQLAGTTALDEWACLEALEQAALAGILEAQGEAFVFTHDLFRRSLLSALSPARAALLHRHMAAELARSGGAPERVAQHLAAAGEDASGWWWKAALAAERVYAYPQALAHSERALGGPLPAALRLECLRRRLLWWRTVDDRQGWQGEVERLEALAYRQGDSLWWTEARLARLEWLFQGGRYGEVLALGAQVLGDPNVAAEQRARALLECGNACIYLGQHAEAARHHREALTLPGVTLHERPELFGRLHHSLTASALDTGDLPLARRHSELARQGFERAGSRMGQLRSLFNAFAIADRAGEAGAARTTGLLALELAREMDDLAHQRLALSNLAAQAIAQDQADPARDALSELERLGIEPDDVRLAWWLRLHWAEVARLEGDPARAVACYAAARDLCFAPGLEQQRFETDLNEAELLLDLHRPAEARRLLGHRAGAANTAGRDLVSLDHDVVAARLLLWAGQTEAACLRLQQVLSGCGTENIRFYHRAALHLASALIDLGDLDGAAGWLRRLEGQGSAGIQARRLALRLRLPEAAQAVAPALGLLQAGQVPPIEKLELLSALTALDPAPEWMRQAETLRQHLAALPALGQVAPTQPPTGGERWISK; translated from the coding sequence ATGATCGGCCTCACACTGCTGGGACGCGGTGAAATTCAGGCGGGGGAGCTTACCGTGCGCTTTCCCACCCGCCGGGCCGCCGCCCTGTGCGCCTACCTGGCGCTGGAAGGTCCGGCGGCCCGCGCCAGGCTGGCGGCGTTGCTGTGGGAAGACCACACCGAAGCCTCGGGCCGGGTCAATCTGCGCCAGGAACTGCGGCGCCTGCGCTCCACGCCGCTGGGGCCGCACCTGCTGGCCGAGGGCGATCACCTGCGCCTGAGCCCGGAAGTCACGAGCGACGCCCGGCACTTCGAGGACCTCGCCGGACGCGGCGAGTACGCGCTGGCGCTGGCGCACTACGGCGGCGCCCTGCTGGAAGGCACCGAGTTTTTCGACGCGCCGCAGCTGGCCGAGTGGCTCGACGGGCAGCGGCAGCGCTGGCAGGAACGCTGGACAGAAGCGCTCTCGGCGCAGGCGCTGGCCCTGGAGCAGCGCGGCGACCTGCGGGCGGCGCTGGAGATCTGGCAGCGTCTGCTGCGCGGCGACGAGCTGCGCGAACGCTCGCACGCAGAAGTGATGCGGCTGCACCTGCGCCTGGGCGAGCGCGAAGCGGCTCTGCGCCAGTTCGCCCGCTGCCGGGACGTGCTGCGCGACGAACTCGGCCTGACCCCCTTGCCCGCCACCCTGCGGCTGGCCGAGCAGGCGCGCCTTTCGGTCCTGCCCAGCGCCGCGCCGCCCCCGCCGGTGGTGCCCGCGCCGCCCCCGCTGATGGTGGGGCGCGAAGACGCCGCCGCCGCGCTGCGTTCGCGCTCCGGCATGACCCTGATTCTCGGCGAGCCGGGCATCGGCAAGAGCACCCTGGTGCGCGCCGTGTGCGGCCACGTCAAGGTGCTGGTGCTCGGCGGCCATGAGCTCGGCCAGCACACCCCCTTCTCGCCGGCCACCGCCGCCCTGGAGCGCCACCTGGCGGGCCTGACCCGCAGCGAGCAGGCGGCCCTCGACCCGATGCTGCCGGGCCGCCACCTGCCGCCGGACCCGGCGCTGCGGGCCGGGTTTCGCCGGGCGGTCGCCCGCATCATGCAGGAGCGGCTCGGCGCCGACGGCGTGCTGGTGCTCGAAGACCTGCACTGGTTCGACAGCGCCACCTGTGAAGTGCTGCTGGACGTGCTGGAGCGCTGCGCGCAGGTCGGCACCTGGGTGCTGGCGACGGCCCGGCCACACGAACTGTCGCAGAACGCGCCCGCCTCGGCGCTGTGCGTGCGCCTGCGCCGCCTGACCCTGGGACCGCTCGGCGCCGAGGCCCTGGCCGAGTTGACCCGCAGCTGGACAAGTCAGCCGCCGGACCCGGCGTTCGTGGCCTGGCTGCAAGACGCCACCGCCGGCAACCCGCTGGCCGCCCGTGAAACGCTGCGGTCCCTGCGCGAGCACACCCCCGGTCCCCTCAAGGTGCCGGCCGAGCGCGAGGCCGCCCCGGTGCGGGCACTGCTGCTGGAGCGGGTCGATCGCCTGGGCGCGGCGGCGCGGCGTGCGCTGGAAGCGGCCTGCGTGTGCGGCTCGGCGTTCTCGGTGCGGCAACTGGCCGGCACCACCGCGCTGGATGAATGGGCCTGCCTGGAAGCGCTCGAGCAGGCGGCGCTGGCCGGCATCCTCGAAGCGCAGGGCGAGGCGTTCGTCTTCACCCACGACCTGTTCCGGCGCTCGCTGCTCTCCGCGCTGAGCCCGGCGCGGGCAGCGCTGCTGCACCGCCACATGGCCGCCGAACTCGCGCGCAGCGGCGGCGCGCCGGAGCGGGTGGCCCAGCACCTGGCCGCCGCTGGTGAGGACGCGTCCGGGTGGTGGTGGAAAGCGGCCCTGGCCGCCGAGCGGGTCTACGCCTACCCGCAGGCCCTGGCGCATTCCGAGCGGGCCCTCGGCGGGCCCCTTCCGGCGGCGCTGCGGCTGGAGTGCCTGCGCCGCCGCTTGCTGTGGTGGCGCACCGTGGACGACCGCCAGGGCTGGCAGGGCGAAGTGGAGCGTCTAGAAGCGCTGGCCTACCGCCAGGGCGACTCGCTGTGGTGGACCGAAGCGCGGCTGGCGCGGCTGGAATGGCTCTTTCAGGGCGGGCGCTACGGCGAGGTGCTGGCGCTGGGCGCGCAGGTGCTCGGCGACCCCAACGTCGCCGCCGAGCAGCGGGCGCGGGCGCTGCTGGAGTGCGGCAACGCCTGCATCTACCTGGGCCAGCACGCCGAGGCCGCCCGGCACCACCGCGAAGCGCTGACCCTGCCCGGCGTGACGCTGCATGAGCGGCCCGAACTGTTCGGGCGCCTGCACCACTCGCTGACCGCCAGCGCGCTGGACACCGGCGACCTGCCGCTGGCCCGCCGCCACAGCGAACTGGCCCGGCAGGGTTTCGAGCGCGCCGGCAGCCGGATGGGGCAGCTGCGCTCGCTGTTCAACGCGTTTGCCATCGCCGACCGTGCCGGCGAGGCCGGGGCGGCGCGGACCACCGGCCTGCTGGCCCTGGAACTGGCGCGCGAGATGGACGACCTGGCCCACCAGCGTCTGGCGCTTTCGAACCTGGCGGCCCAGGCCATCGCCCAGGATCAGGCCGACCCGGCCCGCGACGCTTTGAGCGAGCTGGAGCGCCTGGGCATCGAGCCGGACGACGTGCGCCTGGCCTGGTGGCTCAGGCTGCACTGGGCCGAGGTGGCCCGGCTGGAAGGCGACCCTGCCCGCGCGGTGGCCTGCTATGCGGCGGCCCGCGACCTGTGCTTCGCGCCGGGCCTGGAACAGCAGCGCTTCGAGACCGATCTCAACGAAGCCGAACTGCTGCTCGACCTGCACCGGCCCGCCGAGGCCAGGCGGCTCCTGGGCCACCGGGCGGGCGCTGCGAACACGGCGGGGCGCGATCTGGTGTCTCTGGACCACGATGTCGTGGCGGCCCGGCTCTTGCTGTGGGCCGGGCAGACCGAGGCCGCCTGTCTGCGGCTGCAACAGGTGCTCTCCGGCTGCGGCACCGAGAACATCCGGTTCTACCACCGCGCCGCCCTGCACCTGGCCTCGGCGCTGATCGACCTGGGCGATCTGGACGGCGCCGCCGGCTGGCTGCGCCGGCTGGAAGGTCAGGGCTCGGCTGGCATCCAGGCGCGGCGGCTGGCGCTGCGGCTCCGGCTTCCCGAGGCGGCCCAGGCCGTGGCCCCGGCCCTGGGCCTGCTGCAGGCGGGTCAGGTGCCGCCCATCGAAAAGCTGGAACTGCTGAGCGCCCTGACCGCGCTCGACCCGGCGCCGGAATGGATGAGGCAGGCCGAGACGCTTCGGCAACACTTGGCGGCGCTGCCGGCACTGGGCCAGGTGGCGCCGACCCAACCCCCCACAGGAGGAGAGCGGTGGATTTCAAAATGA
- the serA gene encoding phosphoglycerate dehydrogenase: MTASATHPEQTGLDAGSSAPLRVLICDEMNPGQLEFPGFEIEYEGNLPREETLRRLPEFDALITRSRTKVDRELIDAAGPRLKVIGRGGVGVDNIDLEYASLRGLLVLNAPESNNVSAAELAVMHLMAAARGLTVSDAKTRAGVWDRKFLGLELKDRTLGIIGLGRIGSMVADRAQGLRMKVVAYDPYVPDSKFERLGVERAATLDDLLARVDAVTVHTPLTDETRGMLGRAELAKLKKGAIAVNAARGGIIDEEALVEALESGHLFAAGVDVFVHEPPTPDHVFLRAPNLGITAHLGANTVEAQERVGAEIVGRVLAALHGDVSRGAVNAPALDAKTTEALGGYLKLGEKLGRILAQLLPGASDIEVTFRGDFPADPAPVLTSVLVGYLSGSLDVRPNMINARALAKERGLSVAVREQQDSPDYQTEVIVKVTEHGSRDRSRTVGGTVFGKSPRLTRLRDFRVELEPEGYILIASNQDKPGAVAKLSNLLGTWGINIAGMALGRAEKGGQALFTLTLDDSLTPEQLEAVRSLDVIESAFLVKA, from the coding sequence ATGACCGCTTCCGCGACCCACCCCGAACAAACCGGCCTGGACGCCGGGAGCAGCGCGCCGCTGCGCGTGCTGATCTGCGACGAGATGAACCCCGGCCAGCTGGAGTTTCCCGGCTTCGAAATCGAGTACGAGGGCAATTTGCCGCGCGAGGAAACGCTGCGCCGCCTGCCGGAATTCGACGCGCTGATCACCCGCAGCCGCACCAAGGTCGACCGTGAACTCATCGACGCCGCCGGGCCGCGCCTGAAGGTCATCGGGCGCGGCGGGGTGGGGGTCGACAACATCGACCTCGAGTACGCCTCGCTGCGCGGCCTGCTGGTGCTCAACGCGCCGGAGAGCAACAACGTCTCGGCCGCCGAACTCGCCGTGATGCACCTGATGGCCGCCGCGCGCGGTCTGACGGTTAGCGATGCCAAGACCCGCGCCGGGGTGTGGGACCGCAAGTTCCTGGGCCTGGAACTCAAGGACCGCACCCTGGGCATCATCGGGCTGGGGCGCATCGGCAGCATGGTGGCCGACCGGGCGCAGGGCCTGCGCATGAAGGTCGTCGCCTACGATCCGTACGTGCCGGACAGCAAGTTCGAGCGCCTGGGCGTGGAGCGCGCCGCCACCCTCGACGACCTGCTGGCGCGGGTGGACGCCGTGACGGTTCACACCCCGCTGACCGACGAGACGCGCGGCATGCTCGGCCGGGCCGAGCTCGCCAAGCTGAAAAAAGGCGCCATCGCCGTCAATGCGGCTCGCGGCGGCATCATCGACGAGGAAGCGCTGGTCGAAGCGCTCGAAAGCGGCCACTTGTTCGCGGCCGGCGTGGACGTGTTCGTGCACGAGCCGCCCACCCCCGACCACGTGTTTTTACGCGCGCCTAACCTGGGCATCACCGCCCACCTCGGCGCCAACACCGTCGAGGCGCAGGAGCGGGTGGGGGCCGAGATCGTGGGCCGGGTGCTGGCCGCCCTGCACGGCGACGTGAGCCGGGGCGCGGTGAACGCGCCGGCCCTGGACGCCAAGACCACCGAGGCGCTGGGCGGGTACCTCAAGCTCGGAGAGAAGCTGGGACGCATCCTGGCGCAGCTGCTGCCCGGCGCCAGCGACATCGAGGTGACATTCCGGGGCGACTTCCCGGCCGACCCGGCCCCGGTGCTGACCAGCGTGCTGGTGGGCTACCTGTCCGGTAGCCTCGACGTGCGCCCCAACATGATCAACGCCCGCGCCCTGGCCAAGGAGCGCGGCCTTTCGGTCGCCGTGCGCGAACAGCAGGACAGCCCCGATTATCAGACCGAGGTCATCGTCAAGGTCACCGAGCACGGCAGCCGCGACCGCTCGCGCACGGTGGGCGGCACGGTGTTCGGCAAATCGCCCCGGCTCACCCGCCTGCGCGACTTCCGGGTAGAACTCGAACCCGAGGGTTACATCCTGATCGCCAGCAACCAGGACAAGCCCGGCGCGGTCGCCAAGCTCAGCAACCTGCTGGGCACCTGGGGGATCAACATCGCCGGCATGGCGCTGGGCCGCGCCGAGAAGGGCGGGCAGGCGCTCTTTACCCTGACCCTCGACGACAGCCTCACCCCCGAGCAGCTCGAAGCGGTGCGCTCGCTCGACGTGATCGAGTCGGCTTTTCTGGTCAAAGCCTGA
- the aat gene encoding leucyl/phenylalanyl-tRNA--protein transferase: protein MPTAAAMLNHPDPLTREVARGYAGGAFLMDNGRGLEWYSSTRRALVPLGDIHIPRSLKKHLERFEVRLNSDFPGVLAGCMARQETWISPELAGIYLHLNHTGLVHSFETWQGGKLAGGVLGLALGGAFVGETMFHSVTQGSKVALVRLSQHLFRRGFSVLDAQMQNPHLQQFGTFEITPAEYAGQLRAALRQDVDLAPLDLPGAVSHPQQPPRPRSSRSA, encoded by the coding sequence GTGCCCACTGCTGCTGCGATGCTCAACCATCCTGATCCGCTGACCCGCGAAGTGGCGCGCGGGTATGCCGGCGGCGCTTTTCTGATGGACAACGGCCGGGGACTGGAGTGGTATTCCAGCACACGGCGGGCCCTGGTGCCGCTGGGCGACATTCATATTCCGCGCAGCCTCAAAAAGCATCTGGAACGCTTCGAGGTGCGCCTCAACAGCGATTTTCCCGGCGTGCTGGCCGGCTGCATGGCCCGCCAGGAAACCTGGATCAGTCCCGAGCTGGCCGGCATCTACCTGCACCTCAACCACACCGGGCTGGTGCACAGCTTCGAGACCTGGCAGGGCGGCAAGCTGGCCGGGGGCGTGCTGGGCCTGGCGCTGGGCGGCGCGTTCGTCGGCGAGACGATGTTTCACTCGGTGACGCAGGGCAGCAAGGTGGCGCTGGTGCGCTTGTCGCAGCACCTCTTCCGGCGCGGCTTCTCGGTGCTGGACGCGCAGATGCAAAATCCGCACCTGCAGCAGTTCGGCACCTTCGAGATCACCCCCGCCGAGTACGCCGGTCAGTTGCGCGCCGCGCTGAGACAGGACGTCGATCTGGCGCCGCTGGACCTGCCCGGCGCCGTTTCCCACCCACAGCAGCCGCCCCGGCCCCGCTCCTCGCGTTCGGCCTGA
- a CDS encoding PaaI family thioesterase: MTERSEPAAPQPPSPPQSQPRPLSAQPDLGEINARSQGRLPGLLGIVFTHAERGLMRAHLEIRPELLAPNSYLHAATVIGLADTACGYGTLMALPQGAQNFTTIEIKSNHLSTAREGQVDVEARLVHAGRTTQVWDAVVSAGGKTLALFRCTQAILYPR; the protein is encoded by the coding sequence ATGACCGAGCGCTCCGAGCCTGCCGCGCCCCAGCCCCCATCCCCGCCCCAATCCCAGCCCAGACCCCTCTCGGCCCAGCCGGACCTTGGCGAGATCAATGCCCGCAGCCAGGGCCGGCTGCCGGGCCTGCTGGGCATCGTTTTTACCCACGCCGAGCGCGGCCTGATGCGCGCCCACCTGGAAATCCGCCCGGAACTGCTGGCCCCCAACAGCTACCTGCACGCCGCCACCGTGATCGGCCTGGCCGACACCGCCTGCGGCTACGGCACCCTGATGGCCCTGCCGCAGGGAGCGCAGAACTTCACCACCATCGAAATCAAGAGTAACCACCTCTCCACCGCGCGCGAAGGCCAGGTGGACGTGGAAGCCCGGCTGGTGCATGCCGGGCGCACCACCCAGGTCTGGGACGCGGTGGTGAGCGCCGGCGGCAAGACGTTGGCCCTGTTTCGCTGCACCCAGGCGATTTTGTATCCGCGCTGA
- a CDS encoding peptidoglycan DD-metalloendopeptidase family protein produces MKALTFTLLAALLTSAGAYTVQKGDTLYSLARAHNLKVEDLRRLNNLTSDNLVIGQQLRFSASEPLAPASPASSAPSGFTLTPPPAGSAAAPTTAAPVPVPERPVSLPDKANSVIVKPGSHFAIGGVNVELPSVLSMGDAFVVRLMGEQAQNVVVRFPSELGEDVRQPNEALTPYGAAGVYLVPGRVVLGKTTPVIVELTLGSEVVRGIIPLRPRPGGPVVHLRLAPQVAEKLTDPGKAAEDALVNKAYLSRGLPRWTKPFTAPLSSQPIPGSFGQSRTYTPGSPVVYHYGADYLAKSGTPIHAINDGTVVIAGNYPTRGNFVMLDHGGGVTSLYFHQSRLLVKVGQQVKRGDVIGLVGSTGIAEGAHLHLEVRVRGEATQPAEWFNRLWP; encoded by the coding sequence ATGAAGGCCCTCACGTTTACGCTGCTGGCGGCGCTGCTCACCTCGGCGGGCGCTTACACCGTTCAGAAAGGCGACACGCTCTACAGCCTGGCCCGCGCCCACAATCTCAAGGTCGAGGATCTGCGCCGCCTCAACAACCTCACCTCCGACAACCTGGTGATCGGTCAGCAGCTGCGCTTCAGCGCCAGTGAACCGCTGGCGCCGGCAAGCCCGGCCAGCAGCGCGCCTTCCGGCTTCACGCTGACGCCTCCGCCGGCCGGGTCTGCTGCGGCGCCGACCACCGCCGCGCCGGTGCCCGTTCCCGAGCGCCCGGTGTCCCTGCCGGACAAGGCCAATTCAGTGATCGTCAAACCCGGCAGCCACTTCGCCATCGGCGGGGTGAATGTCGAGCTGCCCAGCGTCCTGAGCATGGGCGACGCCTTTGTCGTCCGGCTGATGGGCGAGCAGGCGCAGAACGTCGTCGTGCGCTTTCCGAGCGAACTCGGCGAGGACGTGCGCCAACCCAACGAAGCGCTGACGCCTTACGGCGCGGCCGGGGTGTACCTGGTACCGGGGCGGGTGGTGCTGGGCAAGACCACGCCGGTGATCGTCGAACTCACCCTGGGCAGCGAGGTGGTGCGCGGCATCATTCCGCTGCGGCCCCGGCCCGGCGGCCCGGTGGTGCACCTGCGACTCGCCCCCCAGGTGGCCGAGAAACTGACCGATCCCGGCAAGGCTGCCGAGGACGCGCTGGTCAACAAGGCCTACCTCAGCCGGGGCCTGCCGCGCTGGACCAAGCCGTTTACCGCGCCGCTGAGCAGCCAGCCGATTCCCGGGTCGTTCGGGCAAAGCCGCACCTACACGCCCGGCAGCCCGGTGGTGTACCACTACGGCGCGGATTACCTCGCCAAGTCCGGCACGCCGATTCACGCCATCAACGACGGCACGGTGGTGATCGCCGGAAATTACCCCACCCGCGGCAATTTCGTGATGCTCGATCACGGCGGCGGCGTCACCAGCCTGTACTTTCATCAGTCCCGCCTGCTGGTCAAGGTGGGGCAGCAGGTCAAGCGCGGCGACGTGATCGGGCTGGTCGGCAGCACCGGCATCGCCGAGGGCGCGCACCTGCACCTGGAAGTGCGGGTGCGCGGCGAGGCCACCCAGCCGGCCGAGTGGTTCAACCGGCTGTGGCCCTGA
- the dtd gene encoding D-aminoacyl-tRNA deacylase yields MRAVIQRVTQARCDVEGRLTGEIGAGLVVLLGVAPGDTPATAQALATKIVKLRVFNDEAGKMNRSLGDVGGAVLSISQFTLFADTSRGNRPSFVGAAPPEQGRALYTEFNAALRWLGIEVAEGMFGAHMSISLINDGPVTLTLDLI; encoded by the coding sequence GTGCGCGCCGTGATTCAGCGCGTCACCCAGGCCCGCTGCGACGTGGAGGGCCGCCTGACCGGAGAAATCGGCGCGGGGCTGGTGGTGCTGCTGGGCGTGGCGCCCGGCGACACGCCGGCCACCGCCCAGGCGCTGGCCACCAAGATCGTCAAGCTGCGGGTCTTCAACGACGAGGCCGGCAAGATGAACCGCTCGCTGGGCGACGTCGGCGGCGCGGTACTGAGCATCTCGCAGTTCACCTTGTTTGCCGACACCTCCAGGGGCAACCGGCCCAGCTTCGTGGGCGCCGCGCCGCCGGAACAGGGCCGGGCACTCTACACCGAGTTCAACGCCGCGCTGCGCTGGCTGGGTATCGAGGTGGCCGAGGGCATGTTCGGCGCTCACATGAGCATCTCACTCATCAACGACGGCCCAGTCACGTTGACGCTCGACCTCATCTGA
- a CDS encoding DUF1844 domain-containing protein, producing the protein MANPEFLGLVHSLQATAEAALGDINAATASAGRDGLLAADRARQTAERSLKLLSMLVEKTRGNLDMTEAEVLSGAVTSLRGRLGN; encoded by the coding sequence ATGGCAAACCCTGAATTCCTCGGTCTGGTGCATTCGCTTCAGGCCACCGCCGAAGCCGCGCTGGGCGACATCAACGCCGCCACCGCCAGCGCGGGCCGCGACGGTCTGCTGGCCGCCGACCGGGCCCGGCAGACCGCCGAGCGCTCGCTGAAACTGCTCAGCATGCTGGTCGAAAAGACCCGTGGCAACCTCGACATGACCGAAGCCGAGGTGCTCAGCGGCGCCGTCACGTCGCTGCGCGGGCGGCTGGGCAATTAA